A stretch of Bacillota bacterium DNA encodes these proteins:
- a CDS encoding 50S ribosomal protein L7ae-like protein yields MPHRLEQGKRVVGLKQTTQVVKENRAEVVYVAKDADERLTGPLMELCRQKNVEIVMVETMKELGTLCGIEVGASTAAIYDGKEG; encoded by the coding sequence ATGCCACACCGCCTGGAACAGGGAAAGCGGGTTGTTGGCCTGAAGCAAACTACGCAAGTTGTCAAGGAGAACCGCGCGGAGGTTGTTTATGTGGCAAAGGACGCCGACGAACGATTGACAGGACCGCTCATGGAATTGTGCCGACAGAAGAATGTGGAGATTGTCATGGTGGAGACCATGAAGGAACTGGGTACTCTGTGCGGGATCGAGGTAGGAGCTTCCACTGCGGCAATTTACGACGGAAAGGAGGGATAA